In Nitrospirota bacterium, a single genomic region encodes these proteins:
- a CDS encoding zinc ribbon domain-containing protein, translating to MLRYVLLLIIAGIVGGIIARRKGRSPVCWFILCAIVPLLIFVIVVLPPLVSKGYTKKCPYCAEIIKEDAMFCKHCGKEQPIEIEMIKIEKNSDLES from the coding sequence TTGCTCAGATATGTCTTACTGCTTATCATTGCAGGTATTGTAGGCGGCATTATAGCCAGAAGAAAGGGTCGCAGCCCAGTATGTTGGTTTATACTATGTGCGATTGTTCCGTTACTTATTTTTGTCATTGTAGTGCTTCCACCTCTAGTGTCTAAAGGGTATACCAAAAAGTGCCCCTACTGTGCTGAGATTATTAAAGAAGATGCAATGTTCTGCAAACACTGTGGCAAGGAGCAACCCATAGAGATAGAGATGATCAAGATAGAGAAGAATTCAGATCTTGAATCGTGA